The nucleotide window ACGAGACGGTCAACCTGGCCAAGCAAGGCGTTCCCCGGGCCAGTGGGCTGGTCAACGCTGTGCTGCGCAATTACCTGCGCCGCAAGGATGCCGTCATTTTCCCCGATCCCCTAGCAGCACCGGCCGCCTCCCTGGCTGCCCGGCATTCGCACCCCCTCTGGCTGGCGCAGCAGTGGCTCGATCAATTGGGACCGGTCGAGGCGGAAGGTCTGGCCGAGGCATCCTCCAGTCCGCCCCCCCTTACCTTGCGTGTCAATACCCTGCGAACAAACCGCCAGGAACTGCTGCAGCGCTTGGCCGACAGCGGCATCGAAGCCGCTCCCTGTTCCTTTTCTCCTCTCGGGATCAGAGTTGCGGGGCGCCACAACATTCCCGGTCTGCCCGGATTCCGCGAAGGGCTGTTTGCCGTGCAGGACGAGGCTTCCCAGATAGCAGGCTTCCTGCTGGATGCCCGTCCCGGGGAGCGGGTGCTGGATGCCTGCGCGGCGCCGGGGGGCAAGGCCACCCTTTTGGCCCAGCTCATGGAAAACCGGGGCGAACTGATCGCCACCGACATCTCCCGCAGCAAGCTGCCGCTGATTCGGGAGTCAGCCGAACGGCTGGGGATGACGATCATCACCCCCCGCGCCGCGGACCTGCGTCATGAGGAGGTTCTTCCGGCCGGTTCCTTTGATCGCATCCTGCTCGATGCGCCCTGCTCCGGTCTGGGGGTGATCCGCCGCAATCCTGAAGCCAAATGGCGGCTCTCGCCGGACGATCTTGTCCGTTTGTCCACGACCCAGAAGGTCCTGCTGGAACAGGTTGCGACACTGCTGAAGCCCGGTGGTGCGCTGGTGTATTCAACCTGCTCCACGGCTGTGGAGGAAAACGAGGCGGTGGTGCGTGATTTCCTTTCGCGGCGGGACGATTATGTGCTAGAGAATCTGCAGGATGCGTTTCCGGAATATGCGCAACTGTTGAGTCCGGAGGGCATGTTCCGGGCATGGCCCCACCGCCATGGCATGGACGGTTTCTTTGCCGCGCGGCTGAGGAAGCGAGAGAGATAAATCTGCTGCAGAGCACGAAGGCCCCAAGGAACACCAAAGGCGGGAGCACGAGGAGAAAGGCAAAAGGCTTTACCGTACTTGGCCTTCTGTTTAAAAAGGATTTTGGCTGTCTCCGGGTCTCCCTGACTCGGTGGCAAAATAAACCGAGGAAATGAACATATGAAAAAGATCGCCCCTTCGATACTGTCCGCCGATTTCTCCCGTCTGGGAGACGAAATCCGCGCCCTGGAAGCGGCCGGCGCCGACTATATCCATGTGGATGTCATGGACGGGCACTTTGTCCCCAACATCACCATCGGCCCCCTGGTGGTCAAGGCTGCCCGCCAGGTGACTGCGCTACCGCTGGATGTGCATCTGATGAT belongs to Geobacter sp. SVR and includes:
- the rsmB gene encoding 16S rRNA (cytosine(967)-C(5))-methyltransferase RsmB, yielding MSTLTPSNPRRSAWSVLRRIQKEGCYADQTMDRELSEGGLSGPDRGLFAELVFGVLRRQGTLDYILSEFLKQPLGKLEPQVLILLRLGLYQLVYLDRIPHSAAVNETVNLAKQGVPRASGLVNAVLRNYLRRKDAVIFPDPLAAPAASLAARHSHPLWLAQQWLDQLGPVEAEGLAEASSSPPPLTLRVNTLRTNRQELLQRLADSGIEAAPCSFSPLGIRVAGRHNIPGLPGFREGLFAVQDEASQIAGFLLDARPGERVLDACAAPGGKATLLAQLMENRGELIATDISRSKLPLIRESAERLGMTIITPRAADLRHEEVLPAGSFDRILLDAPCSGLGVIRRNPEAKWRLSPDDLVRLSTTQKVLLEQVATLLKPGGALVYSTCSTAVEENEAVVRDFLSRRDDYVLENLQDAFPEYAQLLSPEGMFRAWPHRHGMDGFFAARLRKRER